One window of Bacillus sp. THAF10 genomic DNA carries:
- a CDS encoding tRNA (adenine(22)-N(1))-methyltransferase TrmK — protein MNELKLSKRLEAVASYIPKGSILADIGSDHAYLPCYAYLQGYIERGVAGEVVEGPYQSAVQQVKKTELTHAIEVRKGDGLDVISPNEVTCVTIAGMGGTLITSILEKGKEKLKGVKTLVLQPNIGAIKIREWLLQNSWELTAERILIEDNRIYEILVAERGITQELYKENKDAYLLMGPFLAKEKNEVFIQKWSHEHAHWKKIVSQLEAAAQTEANLTKMQELKSKIKLVEEVLDLENSERF, from the coding sequence ATGAATGAACTTAAACTTTCAAAAAGACTTGAAGCCGTAGCATCGTATATACCTAAAGGAAGTATCCTAGCTGATATCGGCTCTGACCATGCCTATTTACCATGCTATGCTTATTTACAGGGTTATATCGAAAGAGGAGTTGCAGGAGAGGTAGTAGAAGGCCCATATCAATCTGCCGTTCAACAGGTGAAAAAAACAGAGTTAACACATGCCATTGAAGTCAGAAAAGGGGATGGACTAGATGTTATTTCACCTAATGAAGTTACTTGTGTCACCATAGCTGGTATGGGCGGAACATTAATAACATCCATTTTGGAAAAAGGAAAAGAAAAGCTCAAAGGTGTGAAAACCCTTGTGCTTCAGCCGAATATTGGAGCCATAAAAATTCGAGAGTGGTTGCTTCAAAATAGTTGGGAGCTTACAGCAGAACGTATACTTATCGAGGATAATAGGATTTATGAAATACTAGTTGCAGAGCGAGGAATAACACAGGAGCTTTATAAAGAAAATAAAGACGCATATTTACTGATGGGGCCGTTTTTAGCAAAAGAAAAAAATGAAGTTTTCATTCAAAAGTGGTCACATGAACATGCTCATTGGAAGAAGATTGTTTCTCAACTAGAAGCAGCAGCTCAAACGGAAGCAAATCTTACAAAAATGCAAGAATTAAAAAGCAAGATAAAATTGGTTGAGGAGGTCCTAGACCTTGAAAACAGTGAACGGTTTTGA
- the glyS gene encoding glycine--tRNA ligase subunit beta, producing MNKRDFLFEIGLEEMPARFVTNSMNQLKEKVSAWLQENQLSYDNIHMYSTPRRLALLVEGLAEKQEDVTLEAKGPAKKVAITEDGSWSKAAQGFTRGQGLTVEDVYFKEINGVEYAHVKKHVTGKETKELLSEISTVATSLHFPKNMRWADEELKYVRPIKWLVALFGEEIISVEISKVKADRLSIGHRFLGGKIELATATDYEKALLSEYVIVNPVERKEAIAQQLANLSEENGWHIPIDEDLLEEVNNLVEYPTALFGKYEEEFLSLPEEVLITSMKEHQRYFPVKAKDGKLLPYFVTVRNGNHENLDTVAKGNEKVLRARLSDAAFFSKEDEKLVIDEAVKKLDKIVFHEEIGTTGNKVKRVGAIAADLAEQLQLNEQSRAHLERASAIYKFDLVSHMVYEFPELQGIMGEKYALSKGEKPEVATAINEHYMPRSAEDQTASTDVGAVLSIAEKLDTIAGFFAIGVIPTGSQDPYALRRQASGVIQTLLNKGWTISVEQCLELVVNRFVEEGIAKKSTEEILQELQTFFKLRVKYILSDRQVRYDIIDAILELPIDNVCAAVKKAEMLHEKKDEPGFKETIESFSRVCNIAKKAEDAIEIDEALFQQEEERALFSGYQAKKDSVKNAASSGDYQEVYEQLASLKPSIDEFFEHTMVMAEDEKIRANRLALMQKLSNLIHIFGNVNGILVK from the coding sequence ATGAATAAGCGCGACTTTCTATTTGAAATAGGATTAGAAGAAATGCCAGCAAGATTTGTAACGAACTCCATGAATCAATTAAAAGAGAAGGTCAGTGCTTGGCTACAAGAAAATCAGCTGTCATATGACAATATCCACATGTACTCTACACCAAGAAGACTTGCCCTTTTAGTAGAAGGATTGGCAGAAAAACAAGAAGACGTGACCCTAGAAGCAAAAGGACCTGCAAAGAAAGTAGCAATCACAGAAGATGGATCATGGTCAAAGGCTGCTCAAGGATTTACAAGAGGCCAAGGGCTTACGGTAGAGGATGTTTATTTTAAAGAAATAAATGGTGTGGAGTATGCACATGTGAAAAAGCATGTAACAGGAAAAGAAACGAAAGAGCTACTAAGTGAAATCTCTACTGTCGCAACTAGCCTTCACTTTCCAAAAAATATGCGCTGGGCCGATGAAGAGTTAAAATATGTACGTCCTATTAAATGGCTTGTTGCTTTGTTTGGCGAAGAGATTATCTCAGTAGAAATCTCGAAAGTGAAAGCAGACCGTCTATCCATAGGTCATCGTTTCCTTGGTGGGAAAATAGAACTCGCGACAGCTACTGACTATGAGAAAGCTCTTCTTTCCGAATATGTTATCGTAAACCCAGTAGAACGAAAAGAGGCCATAGCTCAACAGCTTGCGAACTTGAGTGAGGAAAATGGTTGGCATATCCCCATTGACGAAGATCTCTTAGAGGAAGTTAACAACCTTGTGGAATATCCAACCGCATTGTTTGGAAAATATGAGGAAGAATTTTTATCCTTACCTGAAGAAGTGTTAATTACCTCTATGAAAGAACATCAACGATATTTTCCTGTGAAAGCAAAAGACGGAAAGCTTCTTCCTTACTTTGTCACTGTACGGAATGGTAATCACGAGAATTTAGATACAGTAGCAAAAGGAAACGAAAAAGTACTGCGAGCAAGACTATCAGATGCAGCGTTCTTCTCTAAAGAAGATGAGAAACTTGTTATTGATGAGGCAGTCAAGAAACTCGACAAAATTGTTTTCCATGAAGAGATTGGTACAACCGGTAATAAAGTAAAACGTGTTGGAGCTATCGCAGCTGACCTTGCTGAACAATTGCAATTAAATGAACAAAGTCGTGCGCATTTAGAGAGAGCTTCGGCTATTTATAAATTCGACCTTGTCTCTCACATGGTATACGAATTTCCAGAGCTTCAAGGGATAATGGGAGAAAAATATGCCCTTTCAAAAGGAGAAAAACCAGAAGTTGCAACAGCAATCAATGAGCATTATATGCCACGTTCTGCAGAGGATCAAACAGCATCAACAGACGTTGGAGCTGTCCTTAGTATCGCAGAAAAACTGGATACAATTGCAGGTTTCTTTGCGATAGGTGTAATACCTACAGGCTCACAAGATCCTTATGCATTAAGAAGACAGGCATCAGGAGTCATCCAAACCTTATTGAATAAAGGATGGACGATCTCAGTTGAGCAATGCTTAGAGCTAGTCGTGAATCGTTTTGTGGAAGAGGGTATCGCTAAAAAATCCACAGAAGAAATCCTTCAAGAATTACAGACATTCTTTAAGTTACGAGTAAAATATATCTTATCTGACAGACAGGTTAGATATGATATAATCGATGCAATCCTTGAGCTGCCAATAGACAACGTATGTGCAGCGGTCAAAAAAGCGGAAATGCTCCATGAGAAAAAGGATGAGCCTGGTTTCAAAGAGACCATCGAATCCTTTAGTAGGGTATGTAATATCGCGAAAAAAGCGGAGGATGCAATCGAGATAGACGAAGCGTTATTTCAACAAGAGGAAGAACGTGCATTGTTTAGTGGTTACCAAGCAAAGAAAGATTCGGTTAAGAATGCAGCTTCCTCAGGAGACTATCAAGAGGTTTATGAGCAGCTTGCGTCATTAAAGCCATCCATTGATGAATTTTTCGAGCATACAATGGTGATGGCGGAAGATGAGAAAATCAGAGCAAATCGCCTAGCGCTAATGCAAAAGCTATCCAACTTAATCCACATCTTTGGAAATGTAAATGGAATCCTAGTAAAATAA
- the rpoD gene encoding RNA polymerase sigma factor RpoD encodes MPEKSAQSKEMETELTIDQVKEQLTEVGKKRGVLTYEEIAEKMAGFEIESDQMDEYYEYLGEQGVEIISETETDEDPNTQQLEKEEEFDLNDLTVPPGVKINDPVRMYLKEIGRVDLLSAEEEINLANRIEEGDEEAKRRLAEANLRLVVSIAKRYVGRGMLFLDLIQEGNMGLIKAVEKFDYRKGFKFSTYATWWIRQAITRAIADQARTIRIPVHMVETINKLIRVQRQLLQDLGREPSPEEIAEDMDLTPDKVREILKIAQEPVSLETPIGEEDDSHLGDFIEDQDATSPSDHAAYELLKEQLEDVLDTLTDREENVLRLRFGLDDGRTRTLEEVGKVFGVTRERIRQIEAKALRKLRHPSRSKRLKDFLE; translated from the coding sequence ATGCCTGAAAAATCAGCGCAATCAAAAGAGATGGAAACAGAATTAACCATCGACCAAGTCAAAGAACAGTTAACAGAAGTAGGTAAAAAACGCGGTGTCCTTACCTATGAAGAAATAGCCGAAAAAATGGCTGGCTTTGAAATAGAGTCGGATCAAATGGATGAGTATTACGAGTACCTTGGAGAACAAGGCGTAGAAATCATCAGTGAAACAGAAACGGATGAAGATCCGAATACTCAGCAGCTTGAAAAGGAAGAAGAATTCGATTTGAACGACTTAACGGTACCACCTGGGGTGAAAATTAATGACCCAGTAAGAATGTACCTAAAAGAAATCGGAAGAGTAGACCTTCTTTCTGCAGAGGAAGAAATTAATCTTGCCAATCGTATTGAAGAAGGTGATGAAGAAGCAAAACGTCGTTTAGCAGAAGCAAACCTTCGACTGGTTGTCAGCATCGCGAAACGATACGTTGGTCGTGGGATGCTATTTCTTGACCTTATTCAAGAAGGGAATATGGGACTCATCAAAGCAGTAGAGAAGTTCGATTACCGTAAAGGCTTCAAATTCTCTACGTATGCTACTTGGTGGATTCGCCAGGCAATTACTCGTGCCATTGCAGACCAGGCTAGAACAATCCGTATCCCTGTTCATATGGTCGAAACAATCAACAAACTAATCCGCGTACAGCGCCAATTGCTGCAGGACTTAGGACGAGAGCCATCACCTGAAGAAATTGCAGAAGACATGGACCTTACACCTGACAAGGTTAGAGAAATCCTAAAAATAGCTCAGGAACCTGTTTCACTTGAAACTCCGATTGGTGAGGAGGATGATTCTCATTTAGGAGATTTCATTGAAGACCAAGATGCCACATCCCCTTCTGACCACGCTGCCTATGAGCTGTTAAAAGAGCAGTTAGAAGATGTTCTTGATACTCTAACAGATCGTGAAGAAAATGTTTTAAGACTTCGCTTTGGTTTAGACGATGGGCGTACTAGAACCTTAGAAGAGGTTGGAAAAGTATTTGGTGTAACAAGAGAGCGAATCCGTCAAATCGAAGCAAAAGCGCTACGCAAATTAAGACACCCAAGCCGTAGCAAGCGACTCAAGGATTTTCTCGAATAG
- a CDS encoding pyruvate, water dikinase regulatory protein, producing the protein MDKRTVYIVSDSVGETAELAVKAAISQFNGANIQLKRIPYVEDVATLSEVVSIAKLNQAIIAFTLVVPEMRSHLKKEASREGVPVYDIIGPLVDMMEQEYKVKPKYQPGLVRKLDDDYFKKIEAVEFAVKYDDGRDPRGIIKADIVLVGVSRTSKTPLSQYLAHKRLKVANVPIVPEVDPPEELYKVNPEKCFGLKISPEKLNDIRKERLKALGLNDKASYANLERIKEELDFFETVVNKIGCEVIDVTNKAVEETANLIANIYSNRLK; encoded by the coding sequence ATGGATAAAAGAACGGTATATATCGTATCAGATTCGGTAGGGGAAACTGCAGAATTAGCAGTGAAAGCTGCCATCAGCCAATTTAATGGCGCAAATATTCAGCTAAAAAGAATTCCTTATGTAGAGGATGTTGCTACTTTATCAGAGGTTGTCTCGATTGCGAAACTAAACCAAGCAATTATTGCTTTCACCTTAGTTGTTCCTGAAATGAGAAGCCACCTTAAGAAGGAAGCGAGTCGAGAAGGAGTTCCTGTTTATGATATCATTGGTCCTCTTGTCGATATGATGGAACAAGAGTACAAAGTGAAACCAAAATATCAACCAGGCCTTGTACGGAAGTTGGATGATGATTACTTCAAAAAAATAGAAGCAGTAGAATTTGCAGTGAAATATGATGATGGACGGGATCCAAGAGGAATTATTAAAGCAGATATTGTCCTTGTTGGTGTATCTAGAACATCGAAAACTCCTTTATCGCAATATCTTGCACACAAGCGCTTAAAGGTGGCAAATGTTCCAATTGTACCTGAGGTAGACCCACCTGAGGAACTATACAAGGTCAATCCAGAAAAGTGCTTTGGTTTAAAAATCAGTCCTGAGAAATTGAATGATATTCGAAAAGAACGATTAAAAGCACTTGGCTTGAATGACAAAGCATCCTATGCAAATCTAGAAAGAATTAAAGAAGAGTTGGACTTTTTTGAAACTGTTGTGAATAAAATAGGCTGTGAAGTCATCGATGTTACAAACAAAGCAGTAGAAGAAACGGCTAACTTGATTGCCAATATTTATAGTAACCGTTTAAAATAA
- a CDS encoding Nif3-like dinuclear metal center hexameric protein codes for MKTVNGFEIIQWFEQFSPKKYAVEGDKIGLQIGSLNKPVKKVMVTLDVLENVVDEAMNNQVDLIIAHHPPIFRALPHITDQTPAGKIVTKCIKHDIAVYVAHTNLDVAPGGVNDLLADALGLKETEVLVPTQKEELRKISVFVPLTHADNVRDALGNAGAGHIGNYSHCSFNIEGEGRFMPLHGTNPFIGEKGHLEKVREVKVETIYPVSMEKKVLSAMMKSHPYEEVAYDIYKLENEGDSLGLGRVGRLAEPMSLAEFAQHTKKALDVQNVRVVGDQKALIKKVAVLGGDGNKYIHSAKFAGADVYVTGDLYFHTAHDALAIGLNVIDPGHYAEKIMKKGVSDELQQAASENKWELQVLVSESNTDPFTFM; via the coding sequence TTGAAAACAGTGAACGGTTTTGAAATTATTCAATGGTTTGAACAGTTCTCTCCAAAAAAATATGCCGTAGAGGGAGATAAAATTGGTTTGCAAATTGGTTCATTAAACAAACCAGTAAAAAAAGTGATGGTTACATTGGATGTGCTGGAAAATGTAGTTGATGAGGCAATGAACAATCAAGTGGATTTAATCATTGCCCATCATCCACCGATTTTTAGAGCATTGCCTCATATAACAGATCAAACTCCAGCTGGGAAAATTGTTACAAAGTGCATTAAACATGACATTGCTGTCTATGTTGCTCACACCAACTTGGATGTGGCTCCTGGTGGTGTCAATGATTTACTAGCAGATGCGTTAGGTCTTAAGGAAACAGAAGTACTAGTTCCCACACAAAAAGAGGAACTAAGAAAAATTAGCGTGTTTGTTCCTCTCACGCATGCAGATAATGTGCGAGATGCCCTCGGCAATGCCGGAGCGGGTCATATCGGCAATTACAGTCATTGTTCTTTTAATATTGAGGGAGAAGGCCGTTTCATGCCACTCCACGGGACAAATCCGTTTATCGGTGAAAAAGGACACTTGGAAAAAGTGCGGGAAGTTAAGGTGGAAACCATCTATCCTGTTTCCATGGAAAAGAAAGTTCTCTCTGCAATGATGAAATCCCACCCTTATGAAGAAGTAGCATACGATATTTATAAGCTTGAAAATGAAGGAGATTCCCTTGGACTTGGTCGAGTTGGTAGACTTGCAGAGCCAATGAGCTTAGCCGAATTTGCCCAGCATACAAAAAAAGCACTGGATGTGCAAAATGTCCGAGTTGTTGGTGATCAAAAAGCGTTAATCAAAAAAGTAGCGGTGCTAGGTGGGGACGGAAATAAGTACATTCATTCTGCGAAATTTGCTGGAGCTGATGTATATGTAACAGGGGATCTGTATTTTCATACCGCCCATGATGCTTTGGCGATCGGTTTGAACGTAATTGATCCTGGCCACTATGCCGAAAAAATTATGAAAAAGGGTGTTTCAGACGAGCTCCAACAAGCAGCATCCGAAAATAAATGGGAACTACAGGTATTGGTTTCTGAAAGTAACACCGACCCATTTACATTTATGTAA
- the cccA gene encoding cytochrome c550, giving the protein MNRNPLIPFAFIAVLGLGLMFLLSFVGLDQAEKIASGEDEEVDMSAEEIYSQGSCIGCHGADLEGAGSAPALKDVGERLSQEEIKNVIVNGRGTMPANQATPKEAEVLAEWLAGGAENEEGGEGKEGKEDGEDH; this is encoded by the coding sequence ATGAATCGAAATCCACTTATTCCATTTGCATTTATTGCAGTATTAGGTCTTGGGCTTATGTTCTTATTATCTTTTGTAGGACTGGATCAAGCGGAAAAAATTGCATCTGGGGAAGATGAAGAGGTTGATATGTCAGCAGAAGAAATCTACTCTCAAGGATCTTGTATCGGCTGTCACGGGGCTGACCTTGAAGGAGCAGGTTCTGCACCAGCATTGAAAGATGTTGGAGAGCGCCTTTCTCAAGAAGAAATTAAAAACGTAATTGTCAATGGTCGAGGAACCATGCCAGCTAACCAAGCTACACCGAAAGAAGCAGAAGTCCTAGCTGAATGGCTAGCAGGTGGTGCCGAAAATGAAGAAGGCGGCGAAGGAAAAGAAGGCAAAGAAGACGGAGAAGACCATTAA
- a CDS encoding YaiI/YqxD family protein codes for MQNNRKSMVWVDADACPVKEEIKVISHTYNTGVCYVASYSHYKNDITDETWVYVDNAKESADLYILNHAVKHDVVVTQDIGLASMLVSRNVYVLSPRGKQYEERDMEKSLHMRYLSAKERRRGNYSKGPKAFTNNDREKFITAFEKTLSKLAGILD; via the coding sequence ATGCAAAATAATCGCAAGTCTATGGTTTGGGTAGATGCGGATGCTTGCCCAGTTAAAGAAGAAATTAAAGTAATCAGCCATACATATAATACCGGTGTATGCTATGTAGCTTCTTATTCTCATTACAAAAACGATATAACCGATGAAACGTGGGTATATGTAGACAATGCAAAAGAATCAGCAGATTTGTATATTTTAAATCACGCTGTGAAACATGATGTAGTGGTCACACAGGATATTGGTCTTGCCAGTATGCTCGTTTCCCGAAACGTTTACGTTCTTTCTCCTCGTGGAAAACAGTATGAAGAAAGGGACATGGAAAAAAGCCTCCATATGAGATATCTTTCCGCAAAAGAGCGGAGAAGAGGGAACTATTCCAAAGGCCCAAAGGCTTTCACCAATAACGACAGAGAAAAATTTATCACTGCTTTCGAAAAAACTTTGTCGAAACTTGCAGGGATTCTCGATTAG
- the dnaG gene encoding DNA primase — MSRIPEQTINQIRQSSDIVDVISEYVQLKKQGRNYFGLCPFHGESTPSFSVSPDKQIFHCFGCGAGGNAFNFIMDIEGISFVEAAQKLAKSANVALDIPEETKSTHDGKQSDIKWMMDAHALLHKFYHHLLLNTKEGQEAYDYVTGRGFTDEILKRFGVGYALNSWDFALKFLTKRGYSSQLMEKAGLLIEKEHTAEYYDRFRNRIMFPIHDHKGNVIAFSGRVLGEGEPKYLNSPETALFNKSQILYNFHQARPHIRKQEQVLLFEGFADVIAADGAGFSNSVATMGTSLTEEHARILRRHVENVTICYDGDQAGMDAAYKAAALLIQQGCYVRIAMLPDKMDPDDYIRKKGADAFKQDIIGASVTFMSYKLKYLRKGRNMKDEGERMRYVEDVLKEISMLSKAVERDHYLRQLSEEFSISLDALKEQQFQVYKSFKQKKEYGEQNRITIPSRPKVFTQSLKPAYLNAERYLLAHMLKNRDVSEKVQASIEGAFIVEEHRAIAAYLYAFYEEGYEPDISMFMERIPEQNLKKVISELGMLMLEEELSEAVLHDYMKQVFNYPKLLTIKEKEQEKKQAEAQSDYLGAAKIAMEIIQMKKELKQ; from the coding sequence ATGAGTCGAATTCCTGAGCAAACCATTAACCAAATTAGACAATCCAGTGACATAGTGGATGTAATAAGTGAGTATGTACAGCTAAAAAAACAAGGTCGTAACTATTTTGGTTTATGTCCCTTCCATGGCGAAAGCACTCCATCCTTTTCCGTTTCGCCAGACAAACAAATCTTTCACTGCTTTGGCTGCGGAGCTGGAGGAAATGCCTTTAACTTTATCATGGACATAGAGGGAATTAGCTTTGTTGAAGCGGCTCAAAAGTTGGCTAAGTCAGCAAATGTGGCTTTGGATATACCTGAGGAAACCAAATCAACTCATGACGGAAAACAAAGCGACATAAAATGGATGATGGATGCACATGCGCTATTGCATAAATTTTACCATCATTTGTTATTAAATACAAAAGAAGGCCAAGAAGCTTACGATTACGTAACAGGTAGAGGATTTACAGATGAGATTTTGAAAAGGTTTGGTGTAGGGTACGCCTTAAATAGCTGGGATTTTGCATTAAAGTTCCTTACAAAGCGGGGGTATAGCTCTCAACTAATGGAAAAAGCAGGGCTATTAATAGAAAAAGAGCATACAGCTGAATATTATGATCGATTTCGGAACAGAATTATGTTTCCCATTCATGATCATAAAGGAAATGTAATTGCCTTTTCCGGCCGGGTTTTGGGGGAAGGAGAACCAAAATACTTAAACTCTCCTGAAACTGCCCTTTTCAATAAAAGTCAAATTCTCTATAACTTTCATCAAGCAAGACCCCATATTAGAAAGCAGGAGCAAGTGCTTTTATTTGAAGGCTTTGCTGATGTCATTGCTGCAGACGGTGCAGGGTTCTCTAATTCTGTAGCAACGATGGGAACATCACTAACAGAAGAGCATGCTCGAATACTAAGAAGGCATGTAGAGAATGTTACGATTTGCTATGATGGCGATCAGGCAGGAATGGATGCGGCTTACAAGGCTGCTGCACTATTAATTCAGCAAGGCTGTTATGTCAGAATCGCCATGCTCCCCGATAAGATGGACCCTGATGACTATATCCGAAAAAAGGGTGCTGATGCATTTAAACAGGATATAATAGGGGCAAGTGTCACATTCATGTCGTATAAGCTGAAATATCTTCGAAAAGGCAGAAACATGAAAGATGAAGGAGAGCGGATGCGATACGTGGAAGATGTACTAAAAGAAATTAGTATGCTTTCCAAAGCAGTAGAACGAGACCATTATCTCAGGCAGCTTTCAGAGGAATTCTCCATTTCCTTAGACGCCTTGAAGGAGCAACAGTTTCAGGTATACAAATCTTTCAAGCAAAAAAAGGAATATGGCGAACAAAATCGAATTACTATACCTAGTAGGCCAAAAGTCTTTACGCAATCTCTCAAACCTGCATATTTAAATGCAGAACGCTATTTATTGGCACATATGCTTAAAAACCGAGATGTTTCGGAAAAAGTGCAGGCATCCATTGAAGGAGCCTTCATTGTGGAAGAGCATCGGGCAATTGCTGCATATTTATATGCTTTTTACGAGGAAGGATATGAGCCTGATATCAGCATGTTCATGGAGCGCATTCCTGAACAGAACTTGAAAAAAGTCATATCAGAGCTTGGAATGCTAATGCTTGAAGAAGAACTTAGCGAAGCTGTGCTACATGATTACATGAAACAGGTGTTTAATTATCCAAAATTGTTAACAATAAAAGAAAAAGAGCAAGAAAAGAAACAAGCAGAAGCACAAAGTGATTACTTGGGTGCTGCAAAAATCGCGATGGAAATTATCCAAATGAAAAAAGAGTTAAAACAATAA
- a CDS encoding helix-turn-helix transcriptional regulator, with product MELNNRQETILQIVKEQGPITGESIADQLNLTRATLRPDLAILTMAGYLDARPRVGYFYTGKTGSQLLSDKINKIQVNEHQSIPVVVHESVSVYDAICTMFLEDVGTLFVVDKFSIIVGVLSRKDLLRASIGKQELTSIPVNIIMTRMPNVTYCFKEDLLIDVAKKLIEKQIDALPVVKETDKGYEVIGRITKTNITKVLVALAHDEII from the coding sequence ATCGAACTGAATAACAGACAAGAAACAATCTTGCAAATTGTAAAAGAACAGGGACCGATTACCGGAGAATCCATAGCAGATCAACTAAATCTGACCCGAGCAACCCTACGACCAGATCTTGCTATTTTAACAATGGCTGGCTATTTAGATGCCAGACCACGTGTAGGCTATTTTTACACAGGAAAAACAGGGTCACAATTATTATCAGATAAAATTAATAAAATCCAGGTAAATGAGCACCAGTCTATTCCGGTCGTCGTACATGAAAGTGTATCCGTATATGATGCAATTTGCACCATGTTTTTAGAGGATGTCGGAACGCTTTTTGTAGTAGACAAATTTTCTATCATCGTTGGTGTGCTTTCCAGGAAGGATCTTTTGCGGGCTAGTATTGGAAAACAAGAATTGACTTCCATTCCCGTAAATATCATCATGACGAGAATGCCAAATGTCACGTATTGCTTCAAGGAAGATTTACTTATTGATGTGGCAAAGAAGTTAATTGAAAAACAAATAGATGCTCTTCCAGTCGTGAAAGAGACCGACAAAGGCTATGAAGTAATCGGTAGAATTACAAAAACCAACATTACTAAAGTGCTTGTCGCCTTAGCACATGATGAAATAATATAA
- a CDS encoding acyl-CoA dehydrogenase family protein: MNFDLTAEQAMIKKTIREFSDEVVAPGALDRDRDKKFPVEIFKQLSDLGMMGLPFPEEYEGAGADTVSFAIVVEELSRACGSTGITYSAHVSLGGAPLNLFGTEEQKQKYLVPICTGESLGAFGLTEPNAGSDAGGTKTTAVEDGQDYIINGNKCFITNASYSKHLALTAITGKNGNEKEISAIIVPTDAKGFQVIDNYEKMGLNASNTTELVLEDVRVPQENLLGKRGEGFRQFLITLDGGRIGIGAMAVGIAQAAFERALAYSQERKQFGRSLSSFQINQFKLADMAMKLELARTMVYKAAWLKDQARPFTKEASMAKLYASEVCMEIADQAVQLHGGYGYMKEYHVERFMRDGKLLEIGEGTSEVQRMVIARSLGI; this comes from the coding sequence TTGAACTTTGATTTAACGGCAGAACAAGCGATGATTAAGAAAACAATTCGAGAGTTTTCGGATGAGGTAGTAGCTCCAGGGGCACTGGATAGAGATCGAGATAAAAAATTCCCAGTAGAGATATTTAAGCAGTTATCTGATTTAGGAATGATGGGACTTCCTTTTCCTGAAGAGTATGAAGGTGCAGGAGCTGATACGGTAAGCTTTGCAATTGTGGTAGAAGAGCTGAGCAGGGCCTGTGGCTCCACAGGAATAACTTATTCAGCTCACGTGTCTTTAGGTGGAGCACCACTCAACCTTTTTGGAACAGAAGAGCAAAAGCAAAAGTACCTTGTTCCAATTTGTACCGGAGAATCCCTGGGAGCCTTTGGATTAACCGAGCCAAATGCGGGATCAGACGCTGGTGGAACGAAGACAACAGCGGTAGAGGATGGACAGGATTATATTATTAACGGTAATAAATGCTTTATCACGAATGCTTCTTACTCCAAGCATTTAGCATTAACAGCCATTACAGGGAAGAACGGAAATGAAAAAGAAATTTCCGCTATTATTGTTCCAACAGATGCAAAGGGCTTTCAGGTTATTGATAACTATGAAAAAATGGGCTTGAATGCATCCAACACAACGGAGCTCGTTTTGGAGGATGTCCGTGTACCGCAGGAAAATCTTTTAGGTAAACGTGGAGAAGGCTTTAGACAGTTTTTAATAACCCTTGATGGTGGAAGAATTGGAATAGGTGCGATGGCAGTTGGAATTGCTCAGGCAGCTTTTGAGCGAGCGCTCGCTTACTCTCAAGAAAGAAAACAATTTGGTCGTTCGCTTTCCAGCTTCCAGATTAACCAATTTAAACTTGCAGATATGGCCATGAAACTTGAGCTTGCAAGAACAATGGTTTATAAGGCTGCTTGGTTAAAGGATCAAGCTCGCCCATTTACAAAAGAAGCATCCATGGCTAAATTATATGCATCTGAAGTTTGTATGGAAATTGCCGATCAAGCGGTACAGCTTCACGGAGGCTATGGCTACATGAAGGAATACCATGTAGAACGTTTTATGCGTGATGGCAAACTATTAGAAATCGGCGAAGGGACCTCGGAAGTACAAAGAATGGTCATCGCCCGCTCACTAGGTATCTAA